The following proteins are encoded in a genomic region of Debaryomyces hansenii CBS767 chromosome G complete sequence:
- a CDS encoding DEHA2G01364p (similar to uniprot|Q08949 Saccharomyces cerevisiae YPL194W DDC1 DNA damage checkpoint protein part of a PCNA-like complex required for DNA damage response required for pachytene checkpoint to inhibit cell cycle in response to unrepaired recombination intermediates) yields MSFVGVIDSEKNKVIWSKAISSLAAISDHIKFIVCPDSLSISAVNNAKTSHAEIVFKKTFFYDYSVDFSNILPEGFDNDLGEDIDAEIDGSKSSYSFVVNSKHLGILFKNLDAVDIDYICFKIHWSREAQINMKYKLLIEIKTKKLIIKKYQTSYQPVLKNQLTVSSVYKRELYDQQYKEGSGAIDECNRVNYIMIEQIIPKQFLDMIPASTEDFKIEIKNEKISLSGYTKQIQKDREYLKQQMSVTIALTLEELLNTNLTAEANIDQARKCINFRLRDFRNFINLITSINIPTNAESNPDEYLNLNNMISMSNEDYFEIFFKNPGDPILFELQNNPHILIQYVQITNDDEYDLPENSKVNVNGAKNPPSNLVLHPHVIHKISLHPDEEKIPIDAKFSTSSKIPKTKLSIPQQVGKLQSNTDNSLHTNELFVPETESQTAAFDYSSNYENEDMITYGKRMSQTEKETYKKQKTEEGNGIGMLNIDMDTLNNMIDNKEKAQPDKRIIINEDTDYESDENEAVTLGPTQGADRPRSIFD; encoded by the coding sequence ATGTCATTTGTTGGGGTGATAGACTCAGAGAAGAACAAAGTCATATGGTCGAAGGCAATTCTGTCATTAGCTGCTATATCTGATCACATTAAATTCATCGTTTGTCCtgattcattatctatCTCAGCTGTGAATAATGCAAAAACATCTCATGCAGAAATCGTCTTCAAGAAGACATTCTTTTACGATTACTCGgtagatttttcaaacatACTACCAGAGGGGTTTGATAATGATCTTGGAGAAGATATAGATGCCGAGATTGATGGTTCTAAGCTGTCATATTCGTTCGTAGTTAACTCAAAGCATTTGGGTATACTTTTTAAGAACCTCGATGCGgttgatattgattatatatGCTTCAAAATACATTGGTCGAGAGAAGCACAGATAAACatgaaatataaattgttGATAGAAATAAAGACCAAAAAGCTAATCattaagaaatatcaaACGAGTTACCAGCCGGTGCTTAAGAATCAGTTAACCGTTTCATCGGTGTACAAACGAGAGTTATACGACCAGCAGTACAAGGAAGGAAGTGGAGCGATAGACGAATGTAATAGGGTTAACTATATAATGATTGAACAAATCATACCCAAACAATTCTTGGACATGATTCCGGCATCTACTGAggatttcaaaattgaaatcaaaaatgaaaagattCTGTTGAGTGGATATACTAAGCAGATCCAAAAGGACAGGGAGTACTTAAAGCAGCAGATGTCAGTCACAATAGCCTTAACTCTAGAGGAATTGTTAAATACAAATCTCACAGCCGAAGCCAATATCGACCAAGCAAGGAAATGCATAAATTTCAGGTTGAGAGATTTcagaaattttataaaccTAATTACATCAATCAACATCCCTACGAATGCGGAGTCTAATCCCGACGAATACCTTAACCTAAATAACATGATTTCAATGTCAAATGAGGATTATTTCGaaatctttttcaagaatCCCGGGGACCCtattttgtttgaattgCAAAACAATCCCCACATTTTGATACAATACGTCCAGATAACTAATGATGACGAATATGATTTACCAGAGAATTCTAAAGTCAATGTGAATGGAGCCAAGAACCCCCCAAGCAATCTAGTTCTACATCCACATGTTATCCACAAGATTTCATTACACCCtgacgaagaaaagatTCCTATAGATGCAAAGTTCTCAACCAGCAGtaaaattccaaaaacGAAGCTCTCTATTCCTCAGCAAGTGGGAAAACTACAATCTAATACCGACAATAGTCTACATAccaatgaattatttgtacCAGAAACGGAGAGTCAAACCGCTGCATTTGATTATTCGTCTAATTATGAGAATGAAGATATGATAACATATGGTAAGAGAATGTCACAAACCGAAAAAGAAACATACAAAAAGCAAAAGACAGAAGAGGGTAACGGTATTGGGATGCTTAATATAGATATGGAtacattgaataatatgaTCGacaataaagaaaaggCACAACCCgataaaagaataataattaacGAAGATACTGATTATGAATCGGACGAGAATGAAGCAGTAACTTTAGGCCCCACACAAGGGGCAGATCGTCCAAGATCTATATTTGACTGA
- a CDS encoding DEHA2G01386p (similar to uniprot|P53157 Saccharomyces cerevisiae YGL080W FMP37 The authentic non-tagged protein was localized to the mitochondria) produces MSGFKKFTDFLFSKQSLRYVCTTHFWGPVSNFGIPVAAMLDLKKDADLISGPMTGSLIVYSLVFMRYSMAVTPQNYLLFGCHFVNEVAQLAQGFRWAKNQYEETPKIASSESK; encoded by the coding sequence ATGTCAGGTTTCAAGAAGTTTACagattttttattttctaaaCAATCGTTGAGATACGTTTGTACTACCCATTTTTGGGGGCCAGTCTCCAATTTCGGTATCCCTGTCGCTGCCATGTTGGACTTGAAAAAAGATGCAGATTTAATTAGTGGACCAATGACAGGCTCATTAATCGTATATTCGTTAGTCTTTATGAGGTATTCCATGGCTGTTACTCCGCAAAACTACTTATTGTTTGGTTGTCATTTCGTAAACGAAGTAGCTCAATTAGCTCAAGGATTTAGATGGGCCAAGAATCAATATGAAGAAACCCCAAAAATTGCCAGTTCTGAAAGCAAATAA
- a CDS encoding DEHA2G01408p (weakly similar to CA0153|IPF16368.5f Candida albicans IPF16368.5f Unknown function), translating into MNEVFPISCISCRRKKIKCNKVRPCNQCEKRSICCNFPSTFRNIKINEDELDNSAWSGHSGHSSSNVSVENSNSESDYMSNQSVNSRSRKLSTLVEEVDYLQTEKSSISEEHNKLKKKYQSLLTQLNKYRRSSNSNDKSQESFKSKEPIPVSGETSELGDKYYGPQSSNYMIENLDKEVSNDNDEKKDIKDEGMGLKSRKPSSNDSLQINESFSSQANQDLIKKSLLKKPLPYLLGLDAIIGPRKHSNTKLEELNFKIICNLVDFFFSYHPVYKTFISKQQIVDFLNNYDDMNDNEWENDDDLLLLIMILLLSIQRLTPKEFIDINLLDNVESQTTKFKQVKDRLTDILYHKFEKIRHNLINEAIATIQSYILCTEWHFIEQRYEESWSMMFHTCSISYSIGLHVMGKFSLLDEQPSKEKAEDITRYKVWFALKNISGQICSVLGRPNPISIHVNSQILNVSDPGHSKQDLTKCQMLIALKIGLSECLKLSNMMLIENFMTDFTIRDLLELDTKFKEEIDLMKWFINDKLYDNDNLVDDRNIDSMDDDSKYMKNEELTFIVDKTNLLVDLITFYINRAKLFQPFIVEFEDPKDTIMVVRLLHDSINKYLDCTIYFINSFLKQFGHKYKDNEFEHLKKPNFGKLLRVYFPFLNSFIYQGMLVLFTFLHYKFKDFVEYDESANSEDINYSEFLNKLFESLNILMKLESNFAKMANYNNKLWSSNITHLIRMNLEHIGKIRHKRSMKIEHDRQKFESDLDELQSQINLGHNPESDFHGFNLRDPFWITNPDNLPYHLSSPSDDENPQISSFKEKDSRNGGPDSNESALSNNPEQPKHPQPLYASQVAPNMLVDDFNLPADAPFNDIWSNDSSYPSKSTSTSSQPPQSNVSSVQQQPPTMSDSYHFLDMRQQSLNFSHSPNLSGNSGQTLNDTIYPTQSQSFSNDDSQEKKLGIDESEEFNPDAF; encoded by the coding sequence ATGAATGAAGTCTTCCCAATATCATGTATTTCGTGTCGTCGgaagaaaatcaaatgTAACAAAGTTAGACCTTGTAATCAGTGTGAGAAGAGACTGATTTGTTGTAATTTTCCAAGCACATTTCGTAATATAAagattaatgaagatgagTTGGATAATCTGGCTTGGAGTGGGCATAGTGGGCATTCGAGTTCAAATGTCAGTGTCGAAAATAGTAACTCAGAATCCGATTACATGAGTAATCAGCTGGTAAACTCACGTTCGAGGAAATTACTGACGCtagttgaagaagttgattaTTTACAGACAGAAAAGAGTTCTATTTCAGAAGAgcataataaattgaagaaaaaatacCAGCTGTTACTCACCCAGTTAAATAAGTACCGTCGTTCTAGTAATAGTAATGATAAGTCGCAGGAGTCGTTTAAGCTGAAGGAACCTATTCCTGTAAGCGGAGAAACGTCCGAATTGGGAGATAAATATTACGGACCACAGTCTTCGAATTATATGATTGAGAATCTCGATAAAGAAGTGAGCAacgataatgatgaaaaaaagGATATTAAAGATGAGGGAATGGGACTTAAGTCCAGAAAACCGAGTTCGAATGACCTGTtacaaataaatgaatcattttctAGCCAAGCCAATCAAGACTTGAtcaaaaaatcattattgaagaaaccATTGCCATATTTATTAGGCCTCGACGCTATTATTGGACCAAGAAAGCATTCTAATAcaaaacttgaagaattaaactTCAAGATAATATGTAACTTGGtggatttttttttcagcTATCATCCGGTTTATAAGACATTTATCTCTAAGCAACAAATAGTTGACTTTCTAAACAATTATGATGACATGAATGACAATGAATGGgagaatgatgatgatcTATTATTActtataatgattttattgcTACTGATCCAAAGACTTACCCCTAAAGAGttcattgatattaatttattggaCAATGTTGAATCTCAGACTACTAAATTTAAACAAGTTAAAGATCGCTTGACTGATATTTTGTACCATAAGTTTGAAAAGATAAGACACAACTTAATCAATGAAGCTATCGCTACAATTCaatcatatatattatgtaCAGAATGGCACTTTATTGAACAAAGATATGAAGAAAGTTGGTCAATGATGTTTCATACATGCTCGATATCGTATTCTATTGGGTTACATGTGATGGGTAAGTTTAGTTTATTAGATGAACAACCTCTGAAAGAGAAAGCCGAAGACATAACGCGTTACAAAGTTTGGTTCgcattgaagaatattagTGGCCAAATATGTTCTGTGTTGGGTAGACCAAACCCTATTTCCATACACGTCAATTCGCAGATATTAAATGTCTCTGATCCTGGTCATTCTAAACAGGATTTAACAAAGTGTCAAATGTTAATTGCTCTTAAAATCGGACTAAGCGAATGTCTTAAGCTTTCAAATATGATGTTGATTGAAAACTTTATGACAGATTTTACTATTAGagatttattagaattggACACAAAATTTAAAGAGGAAATTGACCTTATGAAATGGTTTATAAATGATAAGCTATATGACAATGATAATTTAGTTGATGATCGAAATATAGACTCGATGGATGATGATTCcaaatatatgaaaaatgaagaacTAACATTTATAGTGGACAAGACAAACTTGTTAGTTGATTTGATTACTTTCTACATAAACAGAGCTAAGTTATTTCAGCCGTTCATTGTTGAGTTTGAGGATCCGAAGGACACTATTATGGTTGTTAGATTGTTACATGACTCCATCAACAAGTATTTGGATTGCACGATTTATTTCATAAATTCATTCTTGAAGCAATTTGGTCACAAATATAAAGACAATGAATTTGAACATTTGAAAAAACCtaattttggaaaattattaagagTATATTTCCCATTcttaaattcatttatttatcaagGTATGCTAGTTTTATTCACATTTTTGCATTACAAATTCAAGGACTTTgttgaatatgatgaatCTGCAAATAGTGAAGATATTAATTATTCTGAGTTCTTGaacaaattatttgaaagtttgaatattttgatgaaactTGAGTCTAATTTTGCGAAAATGGCAAATTACAATAATAAGCTTTGGTCTTCAAATATAACTCATTTGATTCGTATGAACCTTGAGCACATTGGAAAGATACGCCATAAACGAAGTATGAAGATTGAACACGATCGCCAGAAATTTGAGAGTGATCTAGATGAATTGCAAAGTCAAATCAACTTGGGCCACAATCCTGAATCCGACTTTCACGGCTTTAACCTACGTGATCCGTTCTGGATAACAAATCCTGATAATTTGCCTTATCACCTCAGTTCCCCtagtgatgatgaaaacCCACAGATATCTAGTTTTAAAGAAAAGGATTCCAGAAATGGTGGTCCTGACTCCAATGAATCGGCTTTATCAAACAATCCTGAACAGCCAAAACATCCTCAGCCACTATATGCTTCACAAGTAGCTCCTAATATGCTTGTTGATGACTTCAACTTGCCGGCAGACGCACCTTTTAACGACATTTGGAGTAACGACTCTTCGTACCCATCcaaatcaacttcaactCTGTCTCAACCTCCCCAACTGAATGTATCTTCGGTACAGCAGCAGCCCCCCACTATGTCTGATTCCTATCATTTCCTTGATATGCGACAGCAGTCCTTAAACTTTTCGCATCTGCCAAACTTATCAGGTAATTCTGGTCAAACATTGAACGATACCATTTATCCCACACAACTGCAAAGCTTTTCTAACGATGATTCCcaagagaagaaattaggtattgatgaaagtgaagaatttaatcCGGACGCATTCTAA